A part of Chloroflexota bacterium genomic DNA contains:
- a CDS encoding HEAT repeat domain-containing protein → MRFDLVSFLLGFLTATIFFGLIYRFREGLRNTRDNIGDTFKRFGERLSSGAEQRYRQDVLGLWQTHHIAGSIIALDEIFVQPHFWIDEPMADPGKEPESDLTLVVPSTPDFPDLTALYQTPSYTLRDLARAPHSLIVVGRPGAGKSALLAQLGSIAAESNVATEIFDKPVVPALVHVGDLELPIAEKTDPAQPLVEAVSARLSAITAPAFPSFFKNILKEGKALILLDGFDDLPSSHQALVIEWLRNFRATYGKNRIIATGPLAGFAPFLSLDFVPVIMGGWSTTMFQSLVDKWVAVWPSVLAAQKRRKRDDDLDPALVAGWLTGGAGGRSPLDVSLKIWTGLAGDAEGARPVDWFETFVKRLSIAPEARKALERAAAEMLSRDRYGAPREKLVEWINASRAETAHPSSMDADDLVDELARKGGLLVKRSGGRYSFSHPAVAGYLAARHFAAGSDTDAITAVHGQPGWTVALRFYASLANASSIAMQRVAAPPDAFQTDLFAAAGWLSDAPLNAPWRGDVFRKLAQFFVTQNLPTQLRARAACALVASRDESVNKLFKQNLSSADPLARQYAVLALGALSDMTAVGEIRKLLNDDDLYVRWAAALALAVIGDQNSLEGLAVALVEGNEQLRRAVCEALALHPAEGHKMLQDAIKDKDVVVRRGAVAGMKRVGPAPWVLELLDNAFLNDTQWLVRNAAEAAAQELREPPDHFPEPVPSPETSSWLVAFAASKGRGVPAGPASKAALVQAMQDGDEPNRMAAADYLGRLTHTDAIPVLIAAARENSPGVRDAAYKALAHVAMATGQRIAL, encoded by the coding sequence ATGCGCTTTGATCTCGTCTCCTTCCTCCTCGGCTTTCTCACCGCCACCATTTTCTTCGGGCTGATCTATCGCTTCCGCGAAGGTCTGCGAAACACACGCGATAACATCGGCGACACCTTCAAGCGATTTGGCGAACGCCTCAGCTCCGGCGCCGAGCAACGCTACCGGCAGGACGTGCTGGGCCTCTGGCAAACCCATCACATTGCCGGCTCCATCATCGCCCTCGACGAAATTTTCGTTCAACCGCATTTCTGGATTGATGAACCGATGGCCGACCCCGGCAAAGAGCCGGAATCCGACCTCACCCTCGTCGTCCCATCCACGCCCGACTTCCCCGACCTGACCGCGCTCTATCAAACACCGTCTTACACGCTGCGCGATCTCGCCCGCGCCCCGCACAGCCTGATCGTCGTCGGCAGGCCCGGCGCCGGCAAGAGCGCCCTGCTGGCCCAGCTTGGCTCCATTGCCGCCGAGTCCAACGTCGCTACTGAAATCTTTGACAAGCCGGTCGTGCCGGCGCTGGTTCACGTCGGGGATTTGGAATTGCCCATCGCCGAAAAAACAGATCCGGCTCAACCGTTGGTGGAGGCCGTCTCGGCCCGGTTGAGCGCCATCACCGCCCCGGCTTTTCCCTCCTTCTTCAAAAACATCCTCAAAGAAGGCAAGGCGCTGATCCTGCTGGATGGCTTCGACGATCTGCCGTCCTCGCATCAGGCGCTGGTGATCGAGTGGCTGAGAAATTTCCGGGCAACTTACGGGAAGAATCGGATCATCGCCACCGGGCCGCTCGCCGGCTTTGCGCCCTTCCTCTCGCTCGACTTCGTGCCGGTGATCATGGGCGGCTGGTCAACGACGATGTTCCAATCGCTGGTGGACAAGTGGGTGGCGGTCTGGCCTTCGGTGCTGGCCGCGCAGAAGCGCCGCAAGCGCGACGACGATCTCGACCCGGCGCTGGTGGCCGGCTGGCTCACCGGCGGCGCCGGCGGGCGGTCTCCACTGGACGTGTCGCTGAAGATTTGGACGGGGCTGGCCGGCGACGCCGAGGGCGCGCGCCCGGTAGATTGGTTTGAGACTTTCGTCAAGCGCCTGTCTATCGCCCCCGAAGCGCGCAAAGCATTGGAGCGCGCCGCCGCCGAAATGCTGTCGCGTGATCGTTACGGCGCGCCGCGCGAGAAGCTGGTGGAGTGGATCAACGCCAGTCGAGCCGAGACGGCTCACCCGTCGTCCATGGACGCCGACGATCTGGTGGACGAGTTGGCGCGCAAAGGCGGCCTGCTGGTCAAACGATCCGGCGGGCGCTATTCATTTTCACATCCGGCAGTGGCCGGTTATTTGGCGGCGCGACATTTTGCGGCGGGCAGCGACACCGACGCGATCACGGCAGTTCATGGACAGCCGGGCTGGACGGTGGCCTTGCGGTTTTATGCCTCGCTGGCCAATGCCTCCAGCATCGCCATGCAAAGAGTAGCCGCGCCGCCCGACGCCTTTCAAACGGATTTGTTTGCGGCCGCCGGCTGGCTGAGCGATGCGCCCCTCAATGCGCCCTGGCGCGGCGACGTGTTCCGCAAGCTGGCTCAGTTCTTTGTGACCCAAAACCTGCCCACTCAATTGCGGGCGCGGGCGGCCTGCGCGCTGGTGGCCTCGCGCGACGAGAGCGTGAACAAGCTCTTCAAGCAAAACCTGAGCAGCGCCGACCCGCTGGCCCGGCAGTATGCGGTTCTGGCTCTCGGCGCGTTGAGCGACATGACGGCAGTGGGCGAGATTCGCAAACTGTTGAACGACGACGATTTGTACGTGCGCTGGGCGGCGGCGCTGGCCCTGGCCGTCATCGGCGACCAGAACTCGCTCGAAGGGTTGGCCGTCGCCCTGGTAGAGGGCAACGAGCAACTGCGCCGGGCGGTGTGCGAGGCGCTGGCCCTACACCCGGCTGAGGGCCACAAGATGTTGCAGGACGCCATCAAGGACAAGGATGTGGTGGTGCGGCGCGGCGCGGTGGCGGGCATGAAGCGCGTCGGCCCGGCACCCTGGGTGCTGGAACTGTTGGACAACGCTTTCCTCAATGATACGCAGTGGCTGGTGCGCAACGCCGCCGAGGCCGCGGCTCAGGAATTGCGCGAGCCGCCGGATCATTTCCCCGAACCCGTGCCTTCTCCCGAAACGTCAAGCTGGCTGGTGGCCTTTGCGGCCAGCAAGGGGCGCGGCGTGCCTGCCGGCCCGGCCAGCAAGGCCGCTCTGGTGCAGGCCATGCAGGATGGCGACGAGCCGAACCGCATGGCCGCCGCCGATTACCTGGGCCGCCTGACACACACCGACGCCATTCCTGTCCTCATCGCCGCCGCCCGTGAAAATTCGCCCGGCGTGCGTGATGCGGCCTACAAGGCGCTGGCGCATGTTGCCATGGCCACCGGGCAAAGAATAGCGTTGTAA
- a CDS encoding YggT family protein, with amino-acid sequence MAQTLISLINLLAALFSLLILARIVFSWVQVDRYNPVVNFVIQVTEPILAPIRNIMPSGMMLDFSPMIAMLLINWVIVPILSTIVRSIF; translated from the coding sequence ATGGCTCAAACCCTGATCAGTCTTATCAACCTGCTGGCAGCATTGTTCTCATTGCTCATTTTGGCCCGGATCGTGTTTTCCTGGGTTCAGGTGGATCGTTACAACCCGGTTGTCAACTTCGTCATTCAAGTGACAGAGCCAATCCTGGCTCCCATTCGTAATATTATGCCGTCCGGGATGATGCTCGACTTCAGCCCGATGATCGCCATGTTGTTGATCAATTGGGTCATTGTCCCAATCTTGTCTACTATAGTACGCTCCATCTTTTGA
- a CDS encoding DUF167 domain-containing protein, with amino-acid sequence MSAHKFQFGKGTGGSALSVKVTPRARKNEIVGVMADGTLKVRVTAPPVDNKANEAVIELLAEALNVPKSRIDIVAGETSTQKLVSVTNITPAQVEELLQKLAREDGDDEE; translated from the coding sequence ATGTCGGCACATAAATTTCAGTTTGGCAAAGGCACGGGCGGGTCGGCCCTGTCGGTGAAGGTGACGCCTCGGGCGCGCAAGAACGAGATTGTGGGCGTGATGGCGGATGGCACGCTCAAGGTGCGGGTCACGGCCCCGCCGGTGGACAACAAGGCCAACGAGGCCGTCATCGAATTGCTGGCCGAGGCCCTCAACGTCCCGAAGTCGCGAATAGACATCGTGGCCGGTGAGACCAGCACCCAGAAGCTGGTAAGCGTCACCAACATCACCCCGGCGCAAGTGGAAGAGCTGTTGCAAAAGCTGGCGCGAGAAGATGGGGATGATGAGGAGTGA
- a CDS encoding efflux RND transporter periplasmic adaptor subunit: MFSRRNLIIAGIVILILAGGAAYYFQQQAAQRAAEAAALRTEVVATGDILSTVSATGSIAPEAQVNLSFATTGTVAEVLVEVGDAVKKGQVLARLDTTNLELTVAQAEQTYVLQQANLEQLQTGSSESEIKAAQAAIASANATYAAAKQQTDAQPDSLVIAQSNLDKVKEHLRVAQWAYDNMLNTWFLKDYAPNSPQAEALKNAQTDYDVALADYNLKKAQINSSSLSAAYAQVTQAQANLAKLEAGPSAAQLKAAQAQVEQARISLEIAKTNLEKATLKAPFVGVVAAVNVKLGETAGGGSAFVLVDDSLFHIDVTVDEVDVARIALGQQLTVTLDALPGEVINGQVDQIAPTATVNGGVVSYAVRLVLDSTDAPLRAGMSATADIVVDRATNVVLVPNWAIRRDRDTGEVLASILKDGQPVEVPVTLGLRNETLSEVKEGVQAGDTVAVSTLREQLSFFGGG, translated from the coding sequence ATGTTCTCACGTCGCAATCTCATCATCGCCGGCATCGTCATTCTGATCCTGGCCGGGGGAGCCGCCTACTATTTTCAACAGCAGGCGGCCCAGCGCGCCGCCGAGGCCGCCGCCCTGCGCACCGAGGTGGTGGCCACCGGTGACATTCTCTCCACCGTGAGCGCCACCGGCAGCATCGCGCCGGAGGCGCAGGTGAACTTGAGCTTCGCCACAACGGGCACAGTGGCCGAAGTGCTGGTGGAGGTAGGCGACGCCGTGAAGAAGGGTCAGGTGCTGGCCCGGCTGGACACGACGAATTTGGAGTTGACGGTGGCCCAGGCCGAGCAGACCTACGTTCTGCAACAGGCCAACCTGGAGCAACTTCAGACCGGCTCCAGCGAGTCGGAGATCAAAGCGGCCCAGGCGGCCATTGCCAGCGCCAACGCAACTTACGCCGCCGCCAAGCAACAGACCGACGCCCAGCCCGACTCGCTGGTGATTGCCCAGTCGAATCTGGACAAAGTCAAAGAGCATTTGCGGGTGGCGCAGTGGGCCTACGACAACATGCTCAACACCTGGTTCCTCAAAGACTACGCGCCCAACTCGCCGCAGGCCGAAGCCCTGAAGAATGCCCAGACCGATTACGACGTTGCCCTGGCCGACTACAACTTGAAGAAGGCGCAGATCAATTCCAGCAGTTTGTCGGCGGCTTATGCCCAGGTGACGCAGGCTCAGGCCAACCTGGCCAAGCTGGAGGCCGGGCCGAGCGCGGCCCAATTGAAGGCGGCTCAGGCGCAGGTAGAGCAGGCGCGCATTTCGCTGGAGATTGCGAAAACGAATCTGGAGAAGGCCACGCTCAAAGCGCCGTTCGTGGGCGTGGTGGCGGCGGTGAACGTGAAGCTGGGCGAGACGGCGGGCGGCGGTTCAGCTTTTGTGCTGGTAGACGACTCGCTCTTTCACATTGACGTGACGGTGGACGAAGTGGACGTGGCCCGCATTGCCCTCGGCCAGCAACTCACGGTGACTCTGGACGCCCTGCCCGGCGAAGTCATCAACGGCCAGGTGGATCAGATTGCGCCGACGGCGACGGTGAACGGCGGGGTGGTGTCATATGCCGTCCGCCTGGTGCTGGACTCGACAGACGCGCCACTGCGCGCCGGGATGAGCGCCACCGCCGACATCGTGGTGGACAGGGCCACGAACGTGGTGCTGGTTCCCAACTGGGCTATCCGCCGCGACCGGGACACGGGCGAGGTGCTGGCCAGCATTCTCAAAGACGGCCAGCCCGTCGAAGTGCCGGTCACCCTCGGCCTGCGCAACGAGACCCTCTCCGAAGTGAAAGAGGGCGTGCAGGCCGGCGACACGGTAGCCGTCTCCACCCTGCGCGAGCAGTTGAGCTTCTTCGGCGGCGGGTAG
- a CDS encoding ABC transporter permease translates to MIAENIRLAFRALTANKLRAALTMLGITIGVAAVITLLSVGDGVSRYVTAQFEGLGTNLVFVFPGQFSFQGGPRGARAGSTFLTDADWRALSDPSRVPSAEYIVPMLRRGVRAARASYDAEVTLRATSPDYLAARSFEIAAGRNFSQTEYDERARVALIGQTTVSNLFTPDENPLEATVRINGVPFKIVGVLAEKGGGAFGDEDDVLIVPLSTASTRLFVTRTASGDVRLSIILIKIPNAESVDRAIFEAGEVLREQHRIPIF, encoded by the coding sequence ATGATTGCCGAAAACATCCGCCTTGCCTTTCGCGCCCTGACCGCCAACAAGCTGCGGGCCGCCCTGACGATGTTGGGCATTACCATCGGGGTGGCCGCCGTGATCACCCTGCTCTCGGTGGGCGACGGGGTGAGCCGCTACGTGACGGCCCAGTTTGAAGGGCTGGGGACGAATCTGGTTTTTGTCTTTCCGGGGCAGTTCAGTTTTCAGGGCGGGCCGAGGGGGGCGCGGGCCGGTTCGACCTTTCTCACCGACGCCGACTGGCGGGCGCTCTCCGATCCCTCTCGCGTGCCGTCAGCCGAATACATCGTGCCTATGTTGCGGCGCGGGGTGCGGGCCGCGCGCGCCAGCTACGACGCCGAGGTCACGCTTCGGGCGACCAGCCCCGATTATTTAGCGGCCCGAAGCTTCGAGATCGCCGCCGGGCGCAACTTCTCGCAGACTGAATACGACGAGCGGGCACGGGTGGCGCTGATCGGGCAAACGACGGTCAGCAACCTGTTCACGCCGGACGAGAATCCGCTGGAGGCGACGGTGCGAATCAACGGCGTGCCGTTCAAGATCGTCGGGGTGCTGGCCGAGAAGGGCGGCGGCGCGTTCGGCGACGAGGACGATGTGCTGATCGTGCCCCTCAGCACGGCTTCGACCCGGTTGTTTGTGACGCGCACGGCGTCGGGCGACGTGCGGCTGAGCATCATCTTGATCAAGATTCCAAACGCCGAGTCGGTTGACCGGGCCATCTTTGAGGCGGGCGAAGTTCTGCGCGAACAACACCGCATCCCCATTTTTTGA
- a CDS encoding YggS family pyridoxal phosphate-dependent enzyme has protein sequence MTTLAENYARICDRLAAAARRAGREPASVRLVAVSKGRPFSAIRELYELGQRDFGENRIEEAGDKIMAAREASLSITWHMIGHIQSRKARAVTADFNWAHSVDGVALAERLSRAAGEVNRTLPILLECNVSGEEAKYGLAADRVGTDSEQWDVLCVAVAAILAQPGLQVRGLMTMAPVLPEPEQARPVFKKLRELRDRLAGRFPTADWRELSMGMTDDFEPAIKEGTTMARIGRAIFET, from the coding sequence CCTCGCCGCCGCCGCCCGCCGCGCCGGGCGCGAGCCGGCGAGCGTGCGGCTGGTGGCCGTCTCCAAAGGCCGCCCCTTCTCGGCCATCCGCGAGCTTTATGAACTCGGCCAGCGCGACTTTGGCGAGAACCGGATCGAAGAAGCTGGTGATAAAATTATGGCGGCTCGCGAGGCCAGCTTGAGCATCACCTGGCACATGATCGGCCACATTCAAAGCCGCAAGGCGCGGGCAGTGACGGCTGATTTCAATTGGGCGCATTCGGTGGATGGCGTCGCGCTGGCCGAGCGCCTGAGCCGGGCGGCAGGCGAGGTTAACCGGACTCTGCCGATCCTGCTGGAGTGTAACGTCTCCGGCGAAGAGGCTAAATACGGTTTGGCCGCCGACCGCGTGGGAACCGATTCGGAGCAGTGGGACGTTTTGTGCGTCGCCGTCGCCGCCATCCTGGCCCAGCCAGGCTTGCAAGTGCGCGGGCTGATGACGATGGCCCCCGTTCTGCCCGAACCGGAACAGGCCCGTCCGGTGTTTAAGAAGTTGCGAGAGTTGCGTGACCGCCTGGCCGGTCGTTTCCCGACTGCCGATTGGCGCGAACTTTCGATGGGCATGACCGACGATTTTGAACCGGCCATCAAAGAAGGGACGACGATGGCGCGAATCGGGCGGGCAATATTTGAAACTTAG
- a CDS encoding pentapeptide repeat-containing protein, producing the protein MMVNGYKVEPKANLRGANLRKASLHGLDMHKINLNRANLMGADLTEANLIGADLSYTDARDANLRHAKLTEADLTEADLRGASLNLTNLSQAKLHSANLRGAKLIEANLTHADLTGAFLSLATLSEANLTDANLRDARLLDSNLRDAKLCGAKFGGADLTGASLVNADLTGANLVGAILENADLTGAKISGANISLAKLTGATMPDGSKHE; encoded by the coding sequence ATGATGGTCAACGGCTACAAAGTTGAACCCAAAGCCAATTTGCGCGGGGCCAATTTACGCAAGGCCAGCCTGCACGGGTTGGACATGCACAAGATTAACCTGAACCGGGCGAATTTGATGGGGGCCGACCTCACCGAGGCCAACCTGATCGGGGCCGACCTGAGTTACACCGACGCGCGCGACGCCAACCTGCGCCACGCCAAACTCACCGAGGCCGATCTCACCGAGGCCGATTTGCGCGGCGCCTCGCTCAACCTCACCAACCTCAGCCAGGCCAAACTGCACAGCGCCAACCTGCGCGGGGCCAAGCTCATCGAAGCCAACCTCACCCACGCCGACCTCACCGGCGCATTCCTGAGCCTGGCCACCCTGAGCGAGGCCAACCTGACCGACGCCAACTTGCGCGACGCCCGCCTGCTCGACAGCAACTTGCGGGACGCGAAACTGTGCGGCGCGAAATTCGGGGGAGCCGACCTCACCGGGGCCAGTTTGGTGAACGCCGATTTGACCGGGGCCAACCTGGTCGGCGCGATTCTGGAGAACGCCGACCTGACCGGGGCCAAGATCAGCGGGGCCAACATCAGCCTGGCCAAGCTCACCGGGGCCACCATGCCCGACGGCTCCAAGCACGAATAG
- a CDS encoding FtsX-like permease family protein, with translation MNIMLVTVTERTREIGLRKAVGATGQNILIQFLVEAVTLSVSGGVFGIGLGMLGAYIIHLRVPELDTTVRADAVILAVGFSLFVGLFFGIYPATRAAALSPMAALRYE, from the coding sequence ATGAACATCATGCTGGTCACCGTCACCGAGCGCACGCGGGAGATCGGCTTGCGCAAGGCGGTGGGCGCGACCGGCCAGAATATTTTGATTCAGTTTTTGGTGGAAGCGGTGACGCTGTCGGTGTCGGGCGGGGTGTTCGGGATCGGGCTGGGGATGCTGGGCGCGTACATTATTCACTTGCGCGTGCCGGAACTGGATACAACGGTGCGGGCCGACGCGGTGATTTTGGCCGTTGGCTTTTCGTTATTCGTTGGGCTGTTCTTTGGCATTTACCCGGCCACCCGCGCTGCCGCTCTCAGCCCCATGGCGGCGTTGAGGTACGAGTAG
- a CDS encoding ABC transporter permease encodes MTLSENIRLALRALAANRLRAALTMLGIIIGVGAVITLLSVGKGVEKSVSDSFQNIGTNLLFVIPGGENSNGNRPGAAAQFQSNPKDLTDDDAEALLDPVRAPDVIAVSPEYDIFAAVEFGRSDTQTNIWGVTPNFPAVRDYALADGDFFTQTELVSRSRVAVIGQTIVKNLYGEDEAPIGTTIKIRGIPFKVIGVLASKGGSTFGDADDLILIPLTTMQERLANARNGEGDLRVSFITAQVSASDRMEAAAQQITDLLRDRHQIDYRAEDDFSIITQTDVLSAFGQVTGAITAFLGTIAAISLLVGGIGIMNIMLVSVTERTREIGLRKAVGAKRGDVLWQFLVEAMTLSVTGGAIGIAFGVALALLIASLQDNLEIVVTWDVVAMATLFSAAIGLFFGIYPAYRASKLSPIEALRYE; translated from the coding sequence ATGACTCTTTCCGAAAACATCCGTCTCGCGCTTCGGGCGCTGGCCGCCAACCGGCTGAGAGCGGCCCTGACCATGCTGGGCATCATTATCGGCGTGGGGGCCGTCATCACTTTGCTTTCAGTCGGCAAGGGCGTCGAGAAGTCGGTCTCCGACTCGTTCCAGAACATCGGCACCAATTTGCTATTCGTGATACCGGGCGGGGAGAACAGCAACGGCAACCGGCCCGGCGCGGCGGCTCAATTTCAAAGCAACCCCAAAGACCTGACGGACGACGACGCTGAGGCCTTGCTTGATCCGGTTCGCGCGCCTGACGTGATTGCCGTCTCACCGGAATACGACATCTTCGCCGCCGTCGAGTTTGGCCGCTCCGACACGCAGACCAACATCTGGGGCGTCACGCCCAACTTCCCCGCCGTGCGCGATTACGCCCTGGCCGACGGCGACTTCTTCACCCAGACTGAGCTTGTGTCTCGCTCACGGGTGGCCGTCATCGGCCAGACCATCGTCAAGAATCTCTACGGCGAAGATGAAGCGCCGATTGGCACGACGATCAAGATTCGCGGCATCCCCTTCAAAGTGATCGGCGTGCTGGCGAGCAAAGGCGGCTCCACCTTCGGCGACGCCGACGATCTGATCCTGATCCCGCTGACGACGATGCAGGAACGTCTGGCGAATGCCCGCAACGGTGAAGGCGACTTGCGGGTGTCGTTCATTACCGCCCAGGTGAGCGCCAGTGACCGGATGGAGGCCGCCGCTCAGCAGATCACCGACCTGCTCCGCGACCGCCACCAGATTGATTACCGGGCTGAGGACGATTTTTCGATCATCACCCAAACCGACGTGCTCTCGGCCTTTGGGCAAGTGACGGGGGCCATCACCGCTTTTCTGGGAACCATCGCCGCCATCAGTTTGCTGGTGGGCGGCATTGGCATCATGAACATCATGCTGGTCTCGGTCACCGAGCGCACGCGCGAGATTGGTTTGCGCAAGGCGGTGGGGGCCAAGCGCGGCGACGTGTTGTGGCAGTTTCTGGTGGAGGCCATGACGCTCTCGGTGACGGGCGGCGCCATCGGCATCGCTTTTGGCGTGGCGCTGGCCCTGTTGATCGCCAGCCTGCAGGACAACCTTGAGATCGTCGTGACCTGGGACGTGGTGGCGATGGCGACTCTGTTCTCTGCCGCCATCGGCTTGTTCTTCGGCATCTATCCGGCTTACCGGGCCTCTAAGTTGAGTCCAATTGAAGCCCTTAGATATGAATGA